The sequence below is a genomic window from Ruminococcus albus AD2013.
GCCTTTAGCATTACAGAACTGTCGTAAAAAGGATACTTGATTTTGTAAGTCATCTTTTTGATTTCTCGTAGACACTCTGGCATAAATAACGATCTGACGATTATCGTTTTCTGTATTTATACCTTTAAACTGAAGATATTGGTCGTAAGTGTAATAACGCCTGTCAGTTGGGGTTCGGTTTGCTTTTAATATGCCTTCTCTGTCCCATCGTTGAAGTGTTTTTACTGAAACACCTAACAATTCGGCAAAATCTTTTGGTTTGTAATTTGTGATATTTGATGTATTCATAATAATATACTCCTTTGAGTTTATTTCAACACATTTAATCACATTTGTCAACTCATTTGATTACTTAACAACCGCTCCTTTTCTTTACTGATCGGTGTTTTCGATCTCAGTCTGCATAGCCGCGTCTATATAGTAGAATAACTCAGCAGCTACTTTAGACACTCCGTTTTGAATTAAATAATTCTTTGCGTCTTCGGGGGAATCGAATATCATCCTCTTATTTTCGCTGTTAAGCAAGTACTCGATCCCACCATTAACAGTTATTCCGTTTAAGGGCCTGCCTACCATAACGCCGCATTCATTTCCTTCCGACAGAGCTTCTATCATGTAGAAATCTTCATCACAGTGAAAGCATTGTCCGAAATAACCCGGGGTCTTTGTTATGTACAACGGTCTTTTGCATTTTGGACAATAATATTTTCCCTCAGCTGCATCCTGTCTTGAAATGAATCCACCTTTGTAAATTCCTCTTACCATCATTATTTTCTCCTTAATTCAGGCCTAATTGGATCTTTACTGTATTGCTTATTTGCTTCATGAAGTTATCATTAAGATCTCCAATATAGTATCTCAGGCGTTCTTTTGAAATAGTTCTTATACTTTCGGCAAGGATCACGCTGTCTTTATTAAGATTGGCTGTTCCTGCCTGTACTAAGAAGTGTGTGGGCTGATTCAGATCTTTGAATTTAGACGTAATAGGTACTACCGTTACAGTAGGAGAATACTTATTTCCCCATATTATTCTGGATAATGATAACAGGTCTTACACCTGCCATTTCAGAGCCTATTCCGTCACCGAGGTCAGCAAAATACACCTGCCCTCTCTTAATCAGTTTTCTGTATGTACTGCTTATATTCATTTTTTATAACCTTTCTTTCTATAATTTTTTGGATATGAAATGCTCCAAATTATCAAATCATATCACTACTAAAATTATAATTGAAAATTAGGAGAGATAAAAGAGAGGCTGTTGAGTTTTAAAAAACGCCCCTTTCCATTATTACTGGGCATCGACAATGGTTGATCAGCGGCGAAGTCCCGAAACCTTGAAATGATAATGACATCTCCTCGTCTATCAAATGCACGACCGAAAAGTACACGTATCAAAATAAGTTGAATGCTCCTGCATGTATTGATCAGACTTGGATTAACGGTATAATTCTTGTGCGTTTTACCCCCTTTTACGATTTGTAGAATATCCTGTTCGTGCGATTTATCAAAACAGTCGCGAACCTATTGACAATTGGCGCAAGGTAGAGTATAATTGCTACAATAGATTAGGCGTTAGCTAAATTACGAATCTATAGAGAAGGGAGAGAACTATGCAAAAAGGAAACACAAGAGAAAGGATACTGGCAGCTGCGTTGGATCTTTTCTCGGTAAAAGGTTATGATGGAACGACAATAGATGATATTGCAGCACGTGTTGGCATCAAAGGTCCATCTATCTACAAGTATTTGAAAGGAAAAGCCGATCTGTTCCGTGCGCTTGGAGAAAAAACTGACGAAG
It includes:
- a CDS encoding type II toxin-antitoxin system PemK/MazF family toxin yields the protein MNISSTYRKLIKRGQVYFADLGDGIGSEMAGVRPVIIIQNNMGK
- a CDS encoding TetR/AcrR family transcriptional regulator, yielding MQKGNTRERILAAALDLFSVKGYDGTTIDDIAARVGIKGPSIYKYLKGKADLFRALGEKTDEEYNAGMERFLSEAENVHSGKELKEFTMHSVMFTLDSEVITKMRRVAVH
- a CDS encoding type II toxin-antitoxin system PemK/MazF family toxin encodes the protein MLSLSRIIWGNKYSPTVTVVPITSKFKDLNQPTHFLVQAGTANLNKDSVILAESIRTISKERLRYYIGDLNDNFMKQISNTVKIQLGLN